The following coding sequences lie in one Candidatus Eremiobacterota bacterium genomic window:
- a CDS encoding 3-hydroxyacyl-CoA dehydrogenase has translation MQIEGRTFVVSGGSSGLGAACAREFSRNGANVVICDVSERGAELAKELGDAVVFARTDVTDGTQVANAVNTAVERFGALHGAINCAGVATAERVIGRNGPLPLENFSKVIAVNLIGTFNVIRLAAAKMLERSIEAGEDRGVIVCTASVAAYDGQVGQAAYAASKGGVVGLTLPVAREFAQHQIRVVSIAPGIFDTPMLAGLPEAARESLGKQVPFPSRLGRPEEYAALARHIVENQMLNGEVIRLDGAIRMAPR, from the coding sequence ATGCAAATAGAAGGACGAACGTTTGTGGTCAGCGGCGGCAGCTCGGGCCTGGGCGCCGCGTGTGCTCGGGAGTTCTCGCGAAACGGTGCCAACGTCGTTATCTGCGACGTCAGCGAGCGGGGGGCGGAGCTCGCGAAGGAGCTCGGCGATGCCGTCGTCTTCGCGCGCACCGATGTCACCGATGGTACGCAGGTCGCGAACGCGGTAAACACGGCCGTCGAGAGGTTCGGCGCCTTGCACGGCGCGATCAACTGCGCGGGAGTCGCGACGGCCGAGCGCGTGATCGGCCGTAACGGCCCGCTTCCCCTCGAGAACTTTTCCAAGGTCATCGCGGTCAACCTCATCGGTACGTTCAACGTCATCCGATTGGCGGCGGCGAAGATGCTCGAACGCTCGATCGAAGCCGGCGAAGATCGTGGTGTCATCGTCTGCACCGCATCGGTTGCCGCCTATGACGGTCAGGTTGGGCAAGCGGCCTATGCCGCATCGAAAGGCGGCGTCGTGGGCTTGACGCTTCCCGTTGCTCGCGAGTTCGCGCAACATCAGATTCGCGTCGTCAGCATTGCGCCGGGCATTTTCGATACGCCGATGCTTGCGGGACTCCCCGAAGCCGCGCGCGAGTCGCTGGGCAAGCAGGTGCCTTTTCCGTCGCGCCTCGGAAGGCCGGAGGAATACGCCGCGCTCGCGCGTCACATCGTGGAAAATCAGATGCTCAACGGTGAGGTGATTCGCCTCGATGGTGCGATACGAATGGCGCCGAGGTGA
- a CDS encoding YihY/virulence factor BrkB family protein, with protein sequence MHRLISAFREAAVRFARDGCAFHAQSVAFNAIFALFPLSVLALSAITFVLPDSQYRALAFFDTLAPTLHDYIVNNLTTYIYGRGISSLIALAFLLWSGKNLFMGLAYALDRALNVPKGRPLVHNLALSFVMLPVTAILLTIAIALPIALALTFHITGNYDPTRVTHILAYLLSIALVFIVAVVLYRWLPNRSVSWAFALRGAAVVAIAWPALQYAFAAYLTHVDFTRIYGALSAPLVLLLWFYCIGSIFLFGAEYSIAWPTGYPEPLGEEAAADA encoded by the coding sequence ATGCATCGACTCATCTCCGCGTTTCGCGAAGCCGCCGTTCGCTTCGCTCGAGACGGCTGCGCTTTCCACGCGCAATCGGTTGCATTCAACGCCATTTTTGCTCTCTTTCCGCTGAGCGTCCTCGCGTTGAGCGCGATTACTTTCGTGCTGCCCGACTCTCAATACCGCGCGCTTGCATTCTTCGACACCCTTGCGCCGACGCTCCACGACTACATCGTCAACAACCTCACGACGTACATCTATGGTCGCGGCATCTCGAGCCTCATCGCTCTGGCGTTCCTGCTTTGGTCGGGCAAAAATCTGTTCATGGGCTTAGCGTATGCGCTCGATCGCGCCCTCAACGTGCCCAAGGGACGTCCGCTGGTGCACAACCTCGCGCTCTCCTTCGTGATGTTGCCGGTCACGGCGATTCTGCTGACGATCGCCATTGCGCTGCCGATTGCGCTCGCGCTCACGTTCCACATCACCGGGAACTACGACCCTACGCGCGTTACCCATATCTTAGCGTACTTGCTGTCGATTGCGTTGGTCTTCATCGTGGCAGTCGTTCTCTACCGATGGCTGCCGAATCGCAGCGTTTCCTGGGCGTTCGCGCTACGGGGTGCGGCCGTAGTAGCGATCGCATGGCCTGCCCTTCAATACGCGTTTGCGGCGTATTTGACGCATGTCGATTTCACGCGAATCTATGGAGCGCTCTCCGCTCCCCTCGTCTTGCTGCTGTGGTTTTATTGCATCGGTTCCATTTTTCTCTTCGGAGCGGAGTACAGTATTGCGTGGCCGACCGGATATCCCGAGCCGCTGGGCGAAGAAGCCGCTGCTGATGCTTAA
- a CDS encoding DEAD/DEAH box helicase: protein MLDALHPLVRKWFAATFTGVTEPQQRGWPVVREGQDVLISAPTGSGKTLAAFTLALDDLVRQASAGTLPDRTLVLYVSPLKALSNDLRENLEKPLAALIALAKQGGESLAPIRTAVRTGDTTPTQRQQMLRNPPHVLVTTPESLFILLTAEKSRALFAGVTTVIVDEIHAMAADKRGSHLALTLARLDDLAMRENGRKPQRIGLSATVRPIEEVARFLSSTATIVNVGHRREMELRVEVPADELGPVASKEMWGEIYDRVTEQIQSHRTTLIFVGTRRMSERVAFALNERLGEGVVMPHHGSLSREMRFDVERRLRAGELRAVVATASLELGIDIGSVDLVVQLGSPRAIAVALQRVGRSGHWVGAKPKGILYVTTRDELLECAALVRAIRAGALDALKIPDAPLDILSQQIVAACAHQEWKTEALYALVRAAYPYRNLPRRDFDDVISMLADGVATSRGRSGTFLHYDRVNERLRARRGARLAAITCGGAIPDNANYRVVVEPEGHVVGTLDEDFAVESMAGDIFLLGTNSWKVRRVEAGVVRVEDAHGAPPSIPFWNGEGLGRTIELSREVCEVRGAIDVRDDASAREWLEGQCALDRAGAEQAVAYVRAGKAILGTVPTDRTLVAERFFDEGGGMQLILHTPFGARINRAWGLALRKRFCRSFNLELQAAATDNGFVLSLTDQHAFPLDVVFEFVKSASVEHTLTQALLPAPMFTARWRWNAARALAILRFSGGRKVPPQLLRMRADDLLASVFPDQAACPENLSGPIRIPDHVLVRETIGNCLNEAMDLPGLLEVLRDVEAGRVRTVAIDTPEPSPFSHEILNANPYAYLDDAPLEERRARAVQLRRTLRDDVDGAGVLDAAAIAEVTADAWPIVRDADELHDALSSLVVLPPFASWETWFEDLVADRRAMRVNGAWTCAERLELARAAYGEAGEARDAATTEIVRGWLECSGPLAAVQLAQRLRLDLVTIEAALLRLESQGQVLRGRFSGSDAGEEWCNRRVLARIHRLTIGTLRREIEPVTTAVYIAFLQRWQHVAPLTRLHGIDGTLQIVRQLEGYEIPAYAWEEQVLPARVAGYRPELLDRLCYSGEVMWGRLSPHPALEAAPLRERTRVRPTRLAPISLFLRANAEELIVRRTGDTGALTNVSREVLEQIERLHAPFFAEIAKTTKRLPSEVEEALWQLVAAGLVTADGFDALRALSDAKRRLGEKGLRARPRSSSGRWTLLQAATERIDSEAFARRLLARWGVVFRDVIAHESLAPPWRELLTVLRRMEARGEIRGGRFVAGYVGEQFALPEALESLRAVRRASGGIEPLALGAYDPLNLTGVILPDAVA from the coding sequence ATGCTCGACGCTCTTCATCCGCTCGTTCGCAAGTGGTTCGCCGCGACATTTACCGGCGTTACCGAGCCGCAGCAGCGCGGATGGCCCGTCGTACGCGAGGGACAGGACGTGCTCATCTCCGCACCGACCGGATCGGGAAAGACGCTGGCGGCCTTTACCTTGGCGCTCGACGATCTGGTCCGACAAGCGAGCGCGGGAACGCTACCCGATCGAACCCTCGTACTCTACGTATCGCCGCTCAAAGCGCTGAGCAACGACTTGCGCGAGAATCTCGAGAAGCCTTTGGCCGCGCTGATCGCGCTGGCGAAGCAGGGCGGTGAATCGTTGGCTCCGATCCGCACGGCGGTGAGAACCGGCGACACAACTCCAACGCAACGCCAGCAAATGCTGCGCAATCCTCCGCACGTGCTCGTGACGACCCCCGAGTCGCTCTTTATTCTTTTGACCGCCGAGAAGTCGCGCGCGCTCTTCGCCGGCGTTACCACCGTGATCGTCGACGAGATTCACGCGATGGCTGCCGACAAGCGCGGCTCCCATCTCGCGTTGACCTTGGCTCGCCTAGACGACCTTGCCATGCGCGAAAATGGACGCAAGCCGCAGCGCATAGGTCTCTCCGCAACCGTTCGTCCTATCGAGGAAGTTGCGCGATTCTTGAGTTCCACGGCGACGATCGTCAACGTCGGACACCGCCGCGAGATGGAGTTGCGCGTCGAGGTGCCGGCGGACGAGCTCGGTCCCGTGGCAAGCAAGGAGATGTGGGGCGAGATTTACGATCGCGTCACCGAGCAGATCCAGAGTCATCGAACGACGTTGATCTTCGTTGGAACGCGTCGAATGAGCGAGCGAGTCGCATTCGCTCTCAACGAGCGGCTGGGCGAGGGCGTCGTCATGCCGCATCACGGCAGCCTTTCGCGCGAAATGCGCTTTGACGTCGAGCGGCGCCTGCGTGCGGGCGAGTTGCGCGCCGTCGTTGCGACGGCCTCGCTCGAACTGGGGATCGACATCGGTTCGGTCGATCTTGTCGTCCAACTCGGGTCGCCGCGCGCGATCGCCGTGGCATTGCAGCGGGTCGGACGTTCCGGTCACTGGGTCGGCGCAAAGCCCAAAGGAATTCTGTACGTCACCACGCGCGACGAGCTGCTGGAATGCGCGGCGCTGGTTCGCGCGATTCGCGCCGGCGCGCTCGACGCGCTCAAGATTCCGGACGCCCCGCTCGACATACTGTCGCAGCAGATCGTTGCGGCCTGCGCGCACCAGGAATGGAAGACCGAGGCGCTCTACGCGCTGGTGCGGGCCGCCTATCCCTACCGCAATCTGCCGCGGCGCGACTTTGACGACGTGATCTCGATGCTTGCCGACGGCGTCGCGACCTCCCGCGGACGAAGCGGGACCTTTCTGCACTACGATCGCGTGAACGAACGACTGCGCGCGCGTCGCGGCGCACGCCTTGCCGCGATTACCTGCGGCGGTGCGATCCCGGATAATGCGAACTATCGGGTCGTCGTCGAGCCCGAAGGCCATGTGGTCGGCACCCTCGATGAAGATTTCGCGGTCGAGAGCATGGCCGGCGATATCTTTCTGCTTGGCACCAACTCTTGGAAAGTTCGCCGCGTCGAAGCCGGCGTCGTGCGGGTCGAAGACGCGCACGGCGCGCCACCGTCAATCCCATTTTGGAACGGGGAAGGTCTCGGTCGAACGATCGAGTTATCGCGTGAAGTCTGCGAGGTGCGTGGCGCAATCGACGTACGCGACGACGCTTCCGCCCGCGAATGGCTGGAAGGGCAATGCGCTCTCGATCGCGCGGGCGCCGAACAGGCCGTTGCCTACGTGCGAGCCGGCAAGGCGATCCTCGGTACGGTCCCGACGGATCGGACGCTCGTCGCCGAGCGGTTCTTCGACGAAGGCGGTGGTATGCAGCTCATCTTGCACACGCCGTTCGGCGCTCGTATCAATCGCGCGTGGGGCCTTGCGCTGCGCAAGCGATTCTGTCGCTCGTTCAATCTCGAGTTGCAAGCCGCGGCGACGGACAACGGCTTCGTGCTCTCGCTCACCGATCAGCACGCGTTTCCGCTCGACGTCGTTTTCGAGTTCGTCAAGTCGGCCAGTGTCGAGCACACACTGACGCAGGCGCTGCTACCGGCCCCGATGTTCACGGCGCGCTGGCGTTGGAACGCCGCCCGAGCTTTAGCGATTCTGCGCTTCAGCGGAGGGCGCAAGGTGCCTCCCCAGCTCTTGCGCATGCGCGCCGACGATTTGCTCGCCTCAGTCTTTCCCGATCAAGCGGCCTGCCCTGAAAATCTGAGCGGCCCGATTCGCATACCCGATCACGTGCTGGTGCGTGAGACCATCGGCAACTGTTTGAACGAAGCCATGGACCTTCCGGGTCTGCTCGAGGTTCTGCGCGACGTGGAAGCCGGCAGAGTACGAACCGTGGCGATCGACACTCCCGAGCCCTCGCCCTTTTCTCACGAAATACTCAACGCCAATCCGTATGCGTATCTCGACGACGCGCCGCTGGAAGAGCGCCGAGCGCGTGCCGTGCAATTACGCCGCACCCTGCGCGACGACGTCGACGGCGCGGGTGTTCTCGATGCCGCGGCGATCGCCGAAGTTACGGCGGACGCATGGCCGATCGTGCGCGACGCTGACGAGTTGCACGACGCCTTGTCCTCGCTCGTCGTCCTGCCGCCGTTTGCATCGTGGGAAACGTGGTTCGAGGATCTGGTGGCAGATCGGCGCGCGATGCGGGTGAACGGCGCATGGACGTGTGCCGAACGTTTGGAGCTGGCGCGCGCGGCCTATGGTGAGGCGGGCGAAGCCCGCGACGCGGCAACGACCGAGATCGTGCGGGGTTGGCTCGAGTGCAGCGGGCCGCTTGCGGCGGTGCAGCTCGCTCAACGCTTGCGGCTCGACCTAGTGACGATCGAGGCGGCATTGCTTCGGCTCGAATCCCAAGGTCAAGTCCTGCGTGGGCGCTTCTCCGGCTCCGATGCGGGGGAGGAGTGGTGCAACCGCCGCGTCCTCGCGCGTATCCACCGCTTGACGATTGGAACCTTGCGACGCGAGATCGAACCGGTAACGACTGCCGTGTATATCGCGTTCCTGCAGCGTTGGCAGCACGTCGCGCCGCTCACTCGTCTTCATGGTATTGACGGAACGCTGCAAATCGTGCGCCAGCTGGAGGGTTACGAGATCCCGGCGTATGCGTGGGAAGAACAAGTTCTGCCCGCGCGCGTCGCCGGTTATCGTCCCGAACTGCTCGACCGGCTCTGTTATTCGGGCGAAGTCATGTGGGGACGGCTGAGTCCTCACCCCGCGCTCGAGGCCGCGCCCTTGCGCGAGCGCACCCGAGTGCGGCCCACTCGCCTTGCGCCGATCTCGCTGTTCTTGCGCGCCAACGCCGAAGAGCTGATCGTCCGCCGCACCGGCGATACCGGCGCACTGACGAACGTTTCGCGCGAAGTCCTCGAGCAGATCGAACGCTTGCACGCGCCGTTTTTCGCTGAGATTGCCAAGACCACGAAGCGGTTGCCGAGCGAGGTCGAAGAAGCGCTTTGGCAGCTCGTTGCCGCTGGGTTGGTAACCGCAGACGGCTTTGACGCACTGCGCGCGTTGAGCGATGCGAAACGCCGATTAGGCGAAAAGGGTCTTCGCGCGCGCCCGCGCTCCTCCAGCGGGCGCTGGACGTTACTGCAAGCGGCGACCGAACGGATCGACAGCGAAGCGTTCGCGCGAAGGTTGCTCGCACGGTGGGGCGTCGTCTTTCGCGATGTCATCGCCCACGAAAGCCTCGCGCCGCCATGGCGCGAGCTCCTTACCGTCTTGCGAAGGATGGAAGCGCGCGGCGAGATCCGCGGCGGCCGGTTTGTCGCGGGCTACGTCGGCGAGCAGTTCGCGCTGCCCGAAGCTCTCGAATCGCTGCGAGCGGTGCGACGCGCAAGCGGTGGTATCGAACCGCTCGCGTTGGGCGCGTACGATCCGCTCAATCTTACCGGCGTCATTTTGCCTGACGCCGTCGCTTAG
- the rimM gene encoding 16S rRNA processing protein RimM produces the protein MTALRHDVVAGRIAGIFGLRGELKCDPTSAGRISFFEGAQLHCELGERAWPVRITSVRSHQKRLLIRIDGVEDADAAAAYAGAVLYSPRQEISLGANEYLDDDLAGCSVVGINGTNYGVVERVEHYPSSDMLVLGGGMVPMVRAIVVEIDLDRRRIVIDPPEGLLDS, from the coding sequence ATGACGGCGCTTCGACATGACGTTGTCGCCGGGCGAATCGCCGGGATCTTCGGTCTTCGCGGAGAGTTGAAGTGCGACCCGACTAGCGCGGGTCGCATTAGCTTTTTCGAGGGCGCGCAGCTGCACTGCGAGCTCGGCGAGCGCGCATGGCCGGTGCGAATAACATCGGTACGCTCGCATCAGAAGCGCTTATTGATTCGCATCGACGGGGTCGAAGACGCCGACGCTGCCGCCGCGTATGCCGGAGCGGTGCTCTACTCACCCCGCCAAGAAATTTCGCTGGGTGCGAACGAATATCTCGACGACGATCTCGCCGGATGCTCGGTCGTCGGGATTAACGGAACGAACTACGGTGTCGTCGAGCGGGTCGAGCACTACCCGTCGAGCGACATGCTCGTGCTCGGGGGAGGCATGGTGCCGATGGTGCGCGCGATCGTCGTCGAAATCGACCTCGATCGGCGGCGAATCGTGATCGACCCGCCCGAGGGCCTGCTCGACTCCTAA
- the rpsP gene encoding 30S ribosomal protein S16, whose protein sequence is MVRIRLRRSGAKKQPTYRFVVCDARAPRDGRFIEILGHYNPRTEPRTVVVDEEKARQWLAKGAQPSDTVRRLFAEKGIVERGPIPTTKRKPRSAQSNAS, encoded by the coding sequence ATGGTACGCATCCGACTGCGCCGCAGCGGCGCAAAGAAACAGCCCACGTATCGATTCGTCGTTTGTGACGCGCGCGCGCCGCGCGACGGGCGATTCATCGAAATCTTAGGGCACTACAATCCGCGCACGGAGCCACGAACCGTTGTCGTCGACGAGGAAAAGGCGCGGCAGTGGCTGGCCAAAGGCGCGCAACCATCCGACACGGTGCGGCGGCTCTTCGCCGAAAAAGGCATCGTCGAGCGTGGTCCCATTCCAACGACGAAACGCAAGCCGCGCAGCGCCCAGAGTAACGCATCGTGA
- a CDS encoding KH domain-containing protein — MLGFLARKLVQKPEVVTVELFIDEQSQPVIELVVDPEDLGKVIGRSGRVAHALRTVVRATAEGRVAVDILDSEEAARDLEDDGAST, encoded by the coding sequence CTGCTGGGATTTCTCGCGCGAAAACTCGTGCAAAAGCCCGAAGTCGTGACGGTGGAGCTCTTTATCGACGAGCAGTCACAGCCGGTGATCGAGTTGGTTGTCGATCCCGAAGACTTGGGTAAGGTGATCGGTCGTAGCGGGCGCGTCGCTCACGCGCTGCGGACGGTCGTTCGCGCAACGGCCGAGGGTCGCGTTGCCGTCGATATTCTTGACAGCGAAGAAGCCGCGCGGGATCTCGAGGATGACGGCGCTTCGACATGA
- a CDS encoding DoxX family protein — MSVALSVAFLVVRVILGLGLIAHGTQKLFGWFGGHGLAGTGGFFENLGFRPGRLFALMAGLGETLGGLLTLLGLAGAVGPVLIVLVMLVAVGSVHYNKGFFASDGGWELNAMIVAAAVAIAFAGNGAYSLDNALDLNFLTDPVQVWYSLAAAVIVAGLNLLARRRPA, encoded by the coding sequence ATGAGCGTTGCACTCAGCGTCGCGTTTCTCGTCGTGCGAGTGATTTTAGGGCTCGGCTTGATCGCTCACGGCACGCAGAAGCTTTTCGGCTGGTTCGGCGGCCACGGGCTCGCCGGAACGGGCGGCTTCTTTGAAAATCTTGGGTTTCGTCCCGGGCGCCTCTTCGCGCTGATGGCCGGCCTGGGCGAAACCCTCGGCGGTCTGTTAACCCTCCTCGGTCTCGCCGGAGCAGTCGGACCGGTGCTGATCGTCCTGGTCATGCTGGTTGCGGTTGGATCCGTGCACTACAACAAGGGCTTTTTCGCGAGCGACGGCGGCTGGGAGCTCAATGCGATGATCGTCGCCGCCGCCGTGGCAATCGCCTTTGCCGGCAACGGCGCGTATTCGCTCGACAATGCGTTGGACCTCAATTTCCTCACCGACCCCGTGCAGGTCTGGTATTCGCTTGCCGCGGCCGTCATCGTCGCAGGCCTCAATCTGCTGGCGCGCAGGCGACCGGCGTGA
- the msrA gene encoding peptide-methionine (S)-S-oxide reductase MsrA, translating into MKFLQAVALLAAFSIGSLPSVAATPPTERVVLAGGCFWGMQLVFGSLRGAVAVAGYAGGDAGTANYETVSTGSTGHAESVSVTYDPAKISFKKILDVYFLVAHDPTELNRQGPDEGSQYRSEIFYTTPEQRAQALAYIAHLQSAHVYSGKIVTIVAPLHGFYPAESYHQDYAVHNPENPYIVFNDLPKLRKLRSDFPQLVKADAPFKN; encoded by the coding sequence ATGAAGTTTTTGCAAGCGGTCGCCCTTCTCGCCGCCTTTTCGATCGGAAGCCTACCGTCGGTCGCCGCGACGCCCCCGACCGAGCGAGTGGTGCTCGCGGGTGGTTGCTTTTGGGGAATGCAGCTGGTTTTTGGGTCGTTGCGCGGTGCGGTCGCGGTCGCCGGTTATGCTGGGGGTGACGCCGGCACCGCCAACTATGAAACCGTGAGTACCGGCTCCACCGGTCACGCCGAGTCGGTCTCCGTCACCTACGACCCGGCAAAAATTTCGTTCAAAAAAATTCTCGACGTCTATTTTCTGGTCGCACACGATCCGACGGAGCTCAATCGTCAGGGTCCCGACGAGGGCTCGCAATACCGATCGGAGATTTTCTATACGACACCCGAACAACGCGCGCAGGCGCTGGCCTATATCGCGCATCTCCAAAGCGCGCACGTCTATTCAGGAAAGATCGTAACGATCGTCGCACCCCTGCACGGTTTCTATCCCGCCGAGTCGTACCACCAGGATTATGCGGTTCACAACCCTGAAAATCCGTACATCGTCTTCAACGACTTACCGAAACTCCGCAAACTTCGAAGCGATTTTCCGCAACTCGTGAAGGCCGACGCTCCCTTTAAGAATTAG
- a CDS encoding S9 family peptidase yields MLSLFFAATLQISDMARLVDLEEPAIAPDGNRIALLAIGQDLRRAAYVNRLLLVDVGTGRMQTLLRGRDVSVPRWSPNGRDLAFLARAASNGPRQLFLRTPTGRMLQLTRAQGDVIDAAWSPDGRQIAYVAADPQPDAPFFFAGDNDYTATALTPPDHLWIVSASGGAARRITSGSWTIAPTDPGGIFSPQIAWTRDGSHITYTRVENTFSGDSEYSTLWQADVTTRAAKKLTSHAAFELSPAYSPDGTELSYWYPLGGDFNAENTVRVGGSAADRQLAAALDRNVAASLWLPNSREMLLCATDATQSVLWRAGPADVQRLPLGDLHPVCDPYSSATFDSGLAGDISHNGSIAFIATTSQSARELYYLAADSTRPRRLTHFNDFLAKIAVGAMTELDWTGPGGFAEDGVVTRPPDARSDRTYPVVVLIHGGPGLSSTRDFVYEQWPLAQMIASHGYVVLQPNYRGSDNLGNAYMTAIVRNTVAGPSEDILAGLEALERAGGVDPSRVSVSGWSYGGELTSWLIGHDHRWRAAVSGAAVNSEFDEYNLSTSNVQDRYPLGASPYTGDGERIYRDNSPITYYAQITTPTLIWGTTQDPVVPITQSYALYHALHENNVPVRFAVFPASTHGPADPRQTALLTELWLRWLDEYMR; encoded by the coding sequence ATGCTCAGCCTCTTCTTCGCTGCAACGCTGCAAATCAGTGACATGGCGCGGCTCGTCGACTTGGAAGAGCCAGCAATAGCACCCGATGGCAACCGAATCGCACTGCTCGCGATCGGCCAAGATCTACGGCGAGCTGCTTACGTCAATCGCTTATTGCTGGTGGACGTTGGCACTGGTCGGATGCAGACGCTGCTCCGAGGCCGCGACGTGAGCGTCCCGCGCTGGTCGCCCAATGGCCGCGACTTGGCCTTTCTCGCTCGCGCGGCCTCGAACGGTCCACGCCAACTTTTCCTGCGAACTCCGACGGGCCGAATGCTGCAACTCACCAGGGCCCAGGGTGATGTCATTGACGCGGCGTGGAGCCCCGACGGGCGGCAGATTGCCTACGTCGCCGCCGATCCGCAACCGGACGCGCCATTTTTTTTTGCCGGGGATAACGATTACACGGCAACGGCGCTGACGCCGCCCGATCATCTGTGGATCGTTTCGGCGTCGGGCGGCGCGGCGCGACGTATTACCAGCGGCTCGTGGACCATCGCACCAACCGACCCCGGCGGTATCTTTTCGCCGCAGATTGCTTGGACGCGCGACGGGAGTCACATCACCTACACGCGCGTCGAAAATACATTTAGCGGCGACAGTGAATATTCGACGCTCTGGCAAGCCGACGTCACGACGCGCGCCGCGAAAAAGCTCACGAGTCACGCCGCCTTCGAGTTGAGCCCCGCCTATTCGCCCGACGGAACGGAGCTTTCGTACTGGTATCCTCTGGGGGGCGACTTCAACGCCGAGAATACCGTGCGCGTGGGCGGCAGCGCGGCGGATCGCCAGCTCGCCGCCGCGCTCGATCGCAACGTTGCGGCATCGCTCTGGCTGCCGAACTCCCGGGAGATGCTTCTCTGCGCCACCGATGCGACGCAGTCCGTGCTCTGGCGCGCGGGTCCTGCGGACGTCCAACGACTGCCGTTAGGCGATCTTCATCCCGTTTGCGATCCGTATTCCAGCGCAACTTTCGACTCGGGCCTGGCCGGCGATATCTCGCACAATGGTTCGATCGCCTTTATCGCTACGACCAGCCAGAGTGCGCGCGAACTGTATTATCTTGCGGCCGACTCGACACGGCCGCGCCGCCTCACGCACTTCAACGATTTTCTTGCCAAGATTGCAGTTGGCGCAATGACCGAGCTCGACTGGACGGGACCCGGCGGATTCGCCGAAGATGGCGTCGTGACGCGCCCGCCCGATGCGCGCTCCGATCGAACCTATCCAGTCGTCGTGCTCATTCACGGCGGACCGGGGCTTTCGAGTACGCGCGATTTCGTGTACGAGCAATGGCCGCTTGCGCAGATGATCGCCTCGCACGGGTATGTGGTGCTGCAGCCGAACTATCGCGGCAGCGATAATCTGGGCAATGCCTACATGACGGCAATCGTTCGCAATACTGTCGCGGGACCGAGTGAGGACATTCTCGCAGGACTCGAGGCGCTGGAACGCGCGGGCGGCGTCGACCCCTCGCGAGTTTCCGTTTCGGGATGGTCGTATGGCGGCGAACTGACGTCCTGGCTCATCGGCCACGACCATCGCTGGCGCGCGGCCGTTTCGGGCGCCGCGGTAAACAGCGAGTTCGACGAATACAATCTCTCCACGTCGAACGTGCAGGACCGCTATCCGCTCGGCGCGTCGCCCTACACGGGCGACGGCGAGCGCATCTATCGCGACAACTCGCCGATCACGTATTACGCGCAGATTACCACACCCACGCTCATTTGGGGGACGACCCAAGATCCGGTCGTCCCGATCACGCAATCGTATGCGCTCTATCACGCGCTGCACGAGAACAACGTACCGGTAAGGTTCGCGGTCTTTCCGGCGTCGACGCACGGGCCGGCCGATCCACGTCAGACTGCGCTCTTGACCGAACTCTGGCTGCGCTGGCTCGACGAGTACATGCGCTAA
- a CDS encoding NAD(P)-dependent oxidoreductase — protein sequence MTVAFYGTGMLGSAMVRAMLQRGVAVRVWNRTAAKAQSLEAFGATAFADPAETARGAQLVHCCLNDDASVDAVLDAALGGIASESPIVDHTTVLPQRVVERHKRLSDAGYSFVHAPVFMGPPMALTATGVMMTSGDPAIVSRVRPALEAMCSDLRHVGNRPEDAAIFKLMGNAMILAVVGGINDVIRIAEVQGLTREQAYALFDFYDPSGQVRGRGRRMARGDYEAMWTLDMARKDATLMQAAAHHERLPVIDAMEGLMRNVSDRGLGGLDLAAVAAR from the coding sequence GTGACGGTCGCGTTTTATGGCACCGGTATGCTCGGCTCGGCCATGGTACGCGCGATGCTGCAACGCGGTGTTGCCGTTCGCGTGTGGAACCGCACGGCGGCAAAAGCGCAATCGCTCGAGGCATTCGGCGCCACCGCATTCGCCGACCCTGCCGAGACGGCGCGCGGCGCGCAACTCGTTCATTGCTGTCTGAACGACGATGCGAGCGTGGACGCAGTGCTCGACGCCGCGCTGGGTGGTATCGCGTCAGAATCTCCGATCGTTGACCACACCACGGTGCTCCCTCAGCGTGTCGTCGAACGCCATAAGCGCTTAAGCGACGCCGGTTATTCGTTCGTGCACGCGCCTGTCTTCATGGGACCGCCAATGGCCCTCACCGCGACCGGCGTGATGATGACGTCCGGCGATCCGGCCATCGTCTCCCGAGTTCGCCCGGCGTTGGAAGCGATGTGCAGCGACCTGCGTCACGTGGGCAATCGCCCCGAAGATGCGGCGATTTTCAAGCTCATGGGGAACGCCATGATTCTCGCCGTGGTCGGCGGAATCAACGACGTAATCCGCATTGCGGAAGTACAGGGACTCACCCGGGAGCAAGCCTACGCGCTGTTCGACTTCTACGACCCCAGCGGTCAAGTCCGCGGCCGCGGCCGGCGAATGGCGCGCGGCGATTATGAAGCGATGTGGACGCTCGACATGGCGCGCAAGGATGCGACGCTCATGCAGGCTGCGGCGCACCACGAGCGCTTGCCGGTGATCGACGCGATGGAAGGCCTCATGCGCAATGTCTCCGATCGGGGCCTGGGTGGCCTCGATCTCGCCGCGGTCGCCGCGCGCTAA